The proteins below are encoded in one region of Solenopsis invicta isolate M01_SB chromosome 8, UNIL_Sinv_3.0, whole genome shotgun sequence:
- the LOC105195498 gene encoding craniofacial development protein 1 isoform X2, translating into MSEEHQLPSDSDEDDEDYVPDGADSDPVSEVESEGDVESSPEDENDENKRETGQKKGGKRSKSRKSKKAKRRRTLEKSKVSEEESKEEEECKEKKELTEEEEKKRADSLWADFMKDTAVIPKSKPQNSINRSKERSPPIQKPKVQEKVKITKVFEFAGEEVKIEKEVAIDSAEARLSLSTAENSAAKPSESASPATRERGRGGIRRVGLGGISSVLGQIGKKAKISTLEKSKLDWDNFKKQENIEEEINTHNKGKDGYLERQDFLQRADLRQFEIEKQLRNSSRRSTR; encoded by the exons ATGTCAGAAGAACATCAGTTGCCTTCTGATTCAGATGAAGATGACGAAGATTATGTTCCTGATGGCGCCGACAGTGATCCGGTGTCCGAAGTAGAATCTGAAGGTGATGTTGAGAGTAGTCCAGAGGACGAAAATGATGAAAACAAGAGAGAAACTGGACAGAAGAAAGGTGGAAAGAGATCTAAGAGTCGAAAGAGTAAAAAGGCAAAGCGTAGGAGAACCTTAGAAAAGTCCAAAGTATCGGAAGAAGAAAGTAAAGAGGAAGAAGAatgtaaagagaaaaaagaactcactgaggaagaggagaaaaagagagcagATTCTCTTTGGGCTGATTTCATGAAGGATACAG ctGTTATACCGAAATCAAAGCCACAGAATTCAATTAATAGATCAAAAGAAAGATCGCCACCAATTCAAAAGCCAAAAGTCCAAGAAAAGGTTAAGATAACTAAAGTTTTTGAATTTGCTGGTGAAGAAGTAAAAATCGAGAAGGAAGTAGCGATTGATTCCGCCGAGGCCAGATTGTCACTTTCTACAGCCGAAAATTCTGCCGCGAAACCATCGGAATCCGCATCTCCTGCGACCAGAGAACGTGGGCGAGGCGGCATTCGACGTGTCGGATTAGGCGGTATCTCTTCGGTTCTGGGACAAATCGGAAAAAAAGCCAAAATTAGCACGTTAGAAAAATCTAAACTAGACTGGGACAACTTTaagaaacaagaaaatattgaagaagaGATTAATACTCATAACAAAGGCAAAGATGGATATTTGGAACGGCAAGATTTTCTACAGAGAGCGGATCTACGACAATTTGAAATCGAGAAACAGTTGCGAAATTCTAGCAGGCGTAGTACACGGTGA
- the LOC105195498 gene encoding craniofacial development protein 1 isoform X1: MALVVPIMLRALCSRCLGAWRICASVERSLGRVESNVSQGIFSTKLLNMSEEHQLPSDSDEDDEDYVPDGADSDPVSEVESEGDVESSPEDENDENKRETGQKKGGKRSKSRKSKKAKRRRTLEKSKVSEEESKEEEECKEKKELTEEEEKKRADSLWADFMKDTAVIPKSKPQNSINRSKERSPPIQKPKVQEKVKITKVFEFAGEEVKIEKEVAIDSAEARLSLSTAENSAAKPSESASPATRERGRGGIRRVGLGGISSVLGQIGKKAKISTLEKSKLDWDNFKKQENIEEEINTHNKGKDGYLERQDFLQRADLRQFEIEKQLRNSSRRSTR; encoded by the exons ATGGCGCTGGTTGTGCCGATAATGCTCCGTGCACTGTGCAGTAGGTGCCTCGGTGCCTGGCGCATTTGCGCGAGTGTCGAACGTAGTCTGGGTCGAGTCGAGTCGAACGTGTCGCAAG GTATTTTCAGTACTAAATTGTTAAACATGTCAGAAGAACATCAGTTGCCTTCTGATTCAGATGAAGATGACGAAGATTATGTTCCTGATGGCGCCGACAGTGATCCGGTGTCCGAAGTAGAATCTGAAGGTGATGTTGAGAGTAGTCCAGAGGACGAAAATGATGAAAACAAGAGAGAAACTGGACAGAAGAAAGGTGGAAAGAGATCTAAGAGTCGAAAGAGTAAAAAGGCAAAGCGTAGGAGAACCTTAGAAAAGTCCAAAGTATCGGAAGAAGAAAGTAAAGAGGAAGAAGAatgtaaagagaaaaaagaactcactgaggaagaggagaaaaagagagcagATTCTCTTTGGGCTGATTTCATGAAGGATACAG ctGTTATACCGAAATCAAAGCCACAGAATTCAATTAATAGATCAAAAGAAAGATCGCCACCAATTCAAAAGCCAAAAGTCCAAGAAAAGGTTAAGATAACTAAAGTTTTTGAATTTGCTGGTGAAGAAGTAAAAATCGAGAAGGAAGTAGCGATTGATTCCGCCGAGGCCAGATTGTCACTTTCTACAGCCGAAAATTCTGCCGCGAAACCATCGGAATCCGCATCTCCTGCGACCAGAGAACGTGGGCGAGGCGGCATTCGACGTGTCGGATTAGGCGGTATCTCTTCGGTTCTGGGACAAATCGGAAAAAAAGCCAAAATTAGCACGTTAGAAAAATCTAAACTAGACTGGGACAACTTTaagaaacaagaaaatattgaagaagaGATTAATACTCATAACAAAGGCAAAGATGGATATTTGGAACGGCAAGATTTTCTACAGAGAGCGGATCTACGACAATTTGAAATCGAGAAACAGTTGCGAAATTCTAGCAGGCGTAGTACACGGTGA